In one window of Primulina tabacum isolate GXHZ01 chromosome 8, ASM2559414v2, whole genome shotgun sequence DNA:
- the LOC142554830 gene encoding guanosine deaminase-like has protein sequence MEEATVVEAKDGSVSVSSAFARHHEDVQDRDKKFLTIAVEVAYRGVECGDGRPFCAVVVWNDEVVVSCHNLVLRHTDPTAHAEVTAIREACKKLNRIFELADCEIYASYEPRPMCFGAIHLSRIKRLVYGAKAEAAVAIVFDDLIVDGLRGTGFYQNSQLEIKRADGNEAIIVEQVFEKTKAKFQLY, from the exons TTGTTGAAGCTAAAGACGGCTCTGTTTCAGTTTCTTCTGCGTTTGCTAGACATCATGAAG ATGTTCAGGATAGAGATAAAAAATTCTTGACAATAGCCGTTGAAGTAGCTTACAGAGGTGTAGAATGTGGAGATGGACGTCCTTTTTGTGCAGTTGTTGTTTGGAATGATGAAGTAGTTGTAAGCTGCCACAATCTGGTTCTCAGGCATACAGACCCTACTGCTCATGCAGAGGTTACGGCAATCAGGGAGGC TTGTAAAAAACTCAACAGAATATTTGAGCTTGCGGACTGTGAAATCTATGCTTCTTACGAGCCACGCCCTATGTGCTTTGGTGCTATCCATCTTTCAAGAATCAAG aggttGGTATACGGAGCCAAAGCTGAAGCTGCTGTTGCCATCGTGTTTGATGACTTAATTGTTGATGGATTAAGAGGCACTGGATTTTACCAAAATTCTCAGCTGGAAATCAAAAGAGCTGATGGAAATGAGGCTATCATTGTGGAGCAGGTGTTTGAGAAAACAAAGGCCAAATTTCAGCTGTACTGA